TTTTATTGTTCCGTATTCTGCACGTATGTGTGAATCATGTACAAATGTTGGATTTGAGTAGAAATAATGTGTACTCTTCTGTTTCATTCGCAATCAAAGGTGCTGAAACATAAAGTGGATAATATTAAACGTATGAGTGCACATCCGTTGATGCCATTGTATCTTACTGGCGGACAGGACGGTTCGGTACAGATGTGGGAATGGGGCCACCAACAAGTTGTGTGTACACCGCGTTCGCCGGGGACGTTCGCAAAAGTTACTCGCTGTCGGTTTTCACAGCACGGCAATAAGTTCGGTATTGCAGATGGTGATGGCAACCTAAGCCTCTGGCAAGTGGGTCTTGCAAGCCAAAGCAATCGTCCCTTCTTCGTAAGTAAACATAATTCACGATcgttttcaacaaaattaatttttaatggtaAACCttcttatttttaaatacGCAGACGTATCAATGCCATAATAAAGGAATCACAGATTTCGTATTTCTCGGATCATGCAGTTTGGTGGCAACGGGtatgctttttcttttttatttaggaaaaatgcaaaaaaaatgcatatgTTCTaactcttttatttttataacacaTACTTCATAACACAGCTGGTCACAGTTCGGAAAGCAAAAACGTAGCTATATGGGATACACTTTTGCCGCAAAAGAAAGCTCTGGTAGCCGGTAAGTGTTAGGTCGTGTGGATTGATTGATCGCTTTTCGTGTTAGTAATATGAAACTTTTTCCATCAAACTTTATAGCCTTTACATGTCACGATCAAGGTGCTTCTAGTCTAGCGTATGCACCTCAGCATCAGTTACTTATTTCAGCTGGCAAGAAAGGTGATGTTAGCATTTTTGATGTTCGTCAACGTATTCTACGACACCGGTTCCAGGTAATTATAGATTTTTTCTCCATTATCCATTAGCCTATATCGAtgaaattggatttttttaaggCACATGACCATCCAATTAAATGCTTGGCAATTGATCCAAATGAGGAACAATTTGTAACCGGCTCGGCTGATGGTGATATTAAGGTAATTAACGGTTCTTTACGCTTGCATAAAGCTGCGAAATCAATTATTAAGACtaagattttttctttttaccacAATGCATAAACAAAAGGTTTGGGGTCTATCAGTCCATACCCAGCTGTACAGTTTCATGGGAGAGCATGCCCGGAGCAGCTTTTTCAAGCACATTGGCCAGGGCGTTACTCAGCTGCAAATAGACCAAGGAGGACGATTATTTTCCTGTGGCGCAGATGGTTCGATGAAAGTGCGACAGCTACCTGATCGTGAATCGATTGTTCATTCGTTGTATTAAGAGAGGTACATTCTTCGACCCCAAAATTCTCAAAGACCCAAGGCTGGCTTACgtaaagacaaaaaaaagaaaacaggaatagaaacgaaaaaaaaaactttaaacagtAGAAAGAGACGAACTGTAGAAATTCATTACgagtattaaaaaaatacaagggCAGACAAAGAAGTTGATCAGGTAATCCTGGTCGAATGATTGGTTTTGAACCGTATTAACCAAAACCATAATTGGGCTGTTTACATACATGAATCATTATTCGAACCACCTCAGTGTAGAAGAGTTAAGAACGGTTTATatgatgttgttttattccgaaagCTTTTAACTAATTTTGCTCTATATCTGAGATTTGTTCTTAGCTTGGTTCACCTGTTTTCGTTAAACACAACTATTTAaggtttattttgctttaccgTTGTTATCCGCATGTAGCATAAACATTTAACTTAAAGGTAAATGAAGAAGAATGTGACTGACATGCGAGGAAGCGTTGGtgatgaaattgaataaaacaaaccgaaagcaTTACTTTAGATGATTCAAGTGAGATGCGTACGCTCCCATGCATTGAATGATTGCAATCGTTGTGAGAGAATGCTTCGGAACAATAATGAATGAGGCATAGGatttaaaacaacaagaaTTGCAACACACCGCAGACAATACCGCTATTGAGAGATGATAATGTtataccaaaaaaaatggatccatattaaattaaaattaactgCAGTCCGCGTACAATTTAATCGAACACGTAGGAAACGAAAAGCTCAGAACGCTTTTCGGAAATTTATAAACAGTATAACGGACCTGTAGTATTCATACAATCGAATGGCTAAGCAGAAATGTAGTTAAGCATAAAGTCGCGATCGTGTTACATTCGTACTATTGTGCTGTTATGATAAAGGTCAGATAGAGCATGAAATCTAACTATACGCAATGAAAGGGTATGTAAAATGTTAAGCTTAATAGTTAGCACTGATAATCGACTAGTATTAAGCAATTAGTTGCAATTCCTTGGAGTATTGTGTACGTCAACATTATTCCTGCTATGATTTTATCGTTGATACTTCTATATTAGCATGTTATTTTGGAATCGTCCATAGCTATTTTCTGTTGGAAATATTTATATTCGTCGCTACCTATCAGATAAACTGGATTTGCGTTGTTTGAAACTATGCTGGATAGTTAATTCACTGTTGATTTTATGCCACGATGTTTATTCCTTCTTTCGCAAATTAGTTTGCTATATTTCCTGGTTTAAATGATACCTAAGCTAGTTCCATCATCGAATGTTTTAACGGTAGCGATAAATAGGCACGAACTGCTATCAAACCAATAACTGTTTGAATAACTGATGCTCcaaatgaatttcaaaaaaaaagttacataATTGCCGCACGCGCACTTGAGCGGTACATTGTTAAACATAAACTCTATTGTTACTCTTTATCTATCCTAAACTAAAGAAATATTGAATGTAACTGGTACAACAGGCAGACATGATATACAATGCAAGAGCCGGTAAAACTCTCGTTCGACACGACactaaaagtaaaataaaactacataTACACGATATGATACACACGAAAACCGAACAACGTAATGATGTCCCACATATGGTTGGAAATGCAAATGGAAGAACATGTTAGTACATTTTAATTGGAAACTGGATATAGGGGTTTTGGGATTGGAATCCTGTATCGTAAATAAATCACTTAGCAGCAGAATGCAACAGATACCCAGACCGTAGGATTCAATAGTATTGACCAGATTATGTTAACTGATGTGTATGATATGGTACAACCAAATCAGAACTAACTACTTTTTCTTCATCTACTTTATGTATGTCGTATTCCACCAAGTTGGATAAAGCCTACATAAGCTGCAACATATACTCCTGATTTGTTTTACAGTATGTATAATATCCTTTAAAGCTTTTGCAGACTTAATagattttatgcaaaacactTGCTAAATTAGTGTGGTCATACATTCATCTGGCATTAATcatcaattcatttttttttacagaatgTTGGAAACCATGTGCAATCGATGTAGTAATCCTTTCTTCTATAAATTTGCGCCTAACTAAGCACAATGTCATATTCAAAATGCAACTCATAATACATAAGGATCACACAGAGATAATGCATGAAATGATTGATGTAAGATTATATTTTAagcaattgttgtttttttgttttggtttatgtAGTGATGTTGATCTATACATCtggtttattgatttatttattttattgacaaTAAACGTTATTATATGGTAGCTAAATAATTGATATATAATTTTCTCTCTTCGTTACGTACGAGTTTCGCATGTTTTTATAAATCACACAAATTAACTTAAAATGTACCATATGTTTCATATATTTTGTTGAACTTAGTACCTTAGCTTAGAAGCGCCAAACCCGCGGTGTCTGTTGTGAGGTGAAATGGTTAGTCTTTGCTATTGCGAGACTTTTGCTTCTTGCcgaattttgcttttttcttttgaaatgcGGAAACGTCCCCACCACCGGATGACATATTGGTATCATCAGTAGTTTCTTTAAGCCGCTTTTCTCCACTGTAAATgtatgaaaaatacaaaatctCTTACTACGTATTATGGCAGGGTTAATTTTTTCTGTTTACCTTTTAATAGACACTATCGTGGATTTGGTGTTAGATAGCACTTTGTTCCATTCATCGTCCGTTCCCTTGATTGCGTATTGATCAAGGTTAAGCTTTTTCAGCTTGGCCAACTCctgcttttgctgcttctCTAAGGTTTTTACATCTTCAGCAAACTCTTCACCAAGGCTCTGCTTCAATGGTATCAAATTTTCTCCCATATTTAACTCGCTTGGCTTTGCCATAGTTCTCTCAATCGtattttccatcgtttgcaACATGTAGTTTGTTAGCTTCTTAATGCAATCCGCAAACTTTGCCAGTATCTGATTGCTGGGCATATTCAATTCTTCCATCATCTGATCGATCGACTTATTCTGCAATCCACACCCGAGTAAAATTGCTTTATGTAGCGTCTCAAGACGAGCTCCGGCCATCTTGTCTTGAAAGTACAGAGACGCAAGATCGGTAGTCAAATCCCAGATCAGCTTGTATTCAACTTGACTGTTTATATACATTTCCAGTCGTTGTACATCGTGCggaagaaatatttcatcgaTTGTCGTTTGCGTCAATGCTAGAATAAACAACCATAAGTTATTGTTATTTAACCTTTTCAACGCCGTTTCAAAATCCTGCAAGGCGATTTCCACAGAGCATCATCCGATGTCGATTCCGGTGATGTGGTACTGAACATGTTAAGTAGTAGCACACATTAACCTACCTTTGCCTTCCATCTTAACTGCCCGATTTTCGAGTAAAGAAAGCGCCATACTGGTGGGGAATTTGTTAAACGACTTTCCAAGCAGTTTTAGTATACGTCGACGGAAATCGTAAAAGTAATGATTCAACCATTCGTTAGTTTCTACCCGCTCAACGTTGGAGTTGATCGGACTGAGCATGATGCACGAGTGCTCTCCTGTAAGATCATTTTCCTTCTGGCTTAGGTATACGGGAACAAACTTTTGACTCTTCCAGAAGCGCAACAATTCGCCGGTCAGACCATACGATGTTCCAAGGTAATCCAGCAACTCTGGTTTCCGTTCAGTGAGCGATTTCAGCAATGTTGGAATTTTCTTTCTCGGCACAATTACTTCTTTCAGCAAATCTACGTCCTCATCATCAATTGTTTCGATACCGTTGTCGTTTCCTTGCTCATCATCGATTCCATCCGTTTCGATGGGGAACCTTCCTTCGTAATAAAGCTTCAGCTGATTTAGAGCGCGTTTTCCATACCCCATCTGTAAAATAGTTACGTTCCGTGAGTCAACTTCTCTCAACAATGTTGTATTCATTGTATAACTTACACGTTGATAGTTAGGATGTGTTGCTATGCGTACAATTCGCGCTCCGGACAATTTTGGGAACTCATGATCACCAAACTGTTCCGCTATATTCCACGGAATTAAATCACCGGACGCTTTCATACCGCGCACGAGCGAGTTTTGCATTGTACGGGAAGATATTTCTCCCTCTAAACACACCTGAATCACGACCAGGATTTCTGGCAATTGATTCTTTTTTACGATCGGACCTAGAAGGCAAAAAAGATGATGTGATGGAGCGTCACTCATCATCTGCAAATCATTTGGACTGTTCTTATAATGTGACGATACGCAAATTGATACAATCCTCTGAAGGAATGTTTCCGCCGCCCGGTGGTAGGAAAACAGTGCGTCTCTGTTCACATAATAAAGCTGACACTCGTCCGGTGGCGGACAGCCGGAATTCAAATTCTGCACAATTGTAGCGTCGAGACATAACAGTGACGTAAGCCATGATTCGACGGGATCGCCTGGACTGTAGCGAATCGATTCATCAAGCTTAATCTGTGGAAATGAACAATAAACGGAACAGTGAGAAAAAGACAAGCGCAAAACTACGATTACGCTTACCGGTAGTGGagcattgttttccttttgtaaTTGCGATAATAGCTTCAAGCTAAGGGATCGCCCAGTTCCCTCATATCCATTGATTGTAGAAGCCATAAATACCAGATACGAACCCAACATTGCTTTAACCATTGGCAACGGGATagctgctgcttcgtcaaTGATCAGTAAATCAGCGGCGTTTAGCAGATGTGCATCCGTCGGGGAAATGTACTGAATCGTTTGCCGGTTGTTTCGTGTTACGTTGATGCGAATGATCGCTTTGTTGAAGTTTGGGTTCGTCGAGCGTATGATCGTATAGTCCGTGTGCTCCTGGTACTCCAAAACGTCGAATCCTTTGAGTATGAATTCGAATAGAGTGATCAAATTTTCCGGCGATGGCGACGTTACGTACACATTTACGTAGCCAAATGCTATCGAACCAGCAATAGCAAGACCCATGGCGGCAGATTTTCCACGTCCGCGACCGGCAGTTAGGGAAGTTGGAGGTTTCAGTTGCTTTTCAGCCAGCGCATCGATAAACTGAGCTACAGCTTTCGCCTGATCATACGTTCGGCACAAACTCACCAATGGTCCCGCTGGTGGTGCATCTGCCAAACTTTCCTTCAGTTCTGCAAGTTGCTCACTATGACTGGTTTCGATCGAAGCAATATCGATCGGTTTTACGTCAGCCGTGCGAGAAGATAATGGGAGCACGGTTAAATCATCATTCACCAGCAAACAACGGGAACAGTCGGCTAGCGATAGAATCAAACGTTCGTTGAAGCGACACGTTACGTTCTGGTGTGCTTCCGTCCGGTAGCGCTTGTGCACATCCATGCTCATAGTGTAAATCTGCTTGAGGGACGAGATCGTTTTAAGCAGCAAAATGATCAAACCACCCCCCTCAACAGTTTCGACAGTACGTGCCAAAAGGTTTGGCGTAAGGGCTTCGAAATCTTGCAGTACGCACACACCATACGTTTTACCAAGAATGGTATGCGTATCCTTATAGTAACGGCCATGGATCGTAGTAGCTACCCGAAATGCATCGAATAGATCCGACTCGTTGATGTCGATCTTGCCGGCTTGTATCTTTTTCGCTCGCTTTTTACCATGACTGAAAGGAAAAGGCATGGGTGTGTTCGTTAGTAATCATGCAACCAGTAAGAAAAGCTATGCCAAacaattactttgaaattgcTTCGTCCTTATTCTTGTAGCACCACAGCACCGTAGGTCGCGCTTTAACAGATGCCTTAGTCAGGATATCGTAGAGTATGGGCACCTGATCTCGGGCTTTATTGCCAACTATAACGAACATTGTACGGTGACCCATCTTGACACCATTTTCGATCATCACACGGATACGGTTGTCTATCTTTTTCTTTACCATTTTATCgaaaaatgcttcaatttgTTAGTAGCTCGAAGACCGGTTTCACGTGGGACGTcctgaacaaaacaaatgcggTTTTCAAAGTGACATATACAGGGTGTCTCACAGAAatgtgtgaaaagtgtttaATCGATTATTTGAAAACGCCAAATTAGACATTGGTAGAACGATTCGACGAATTAGCAAAGAGTGTAAACAATCTGGAACGTGTTGGACCTAAATCACCGGTTTTCGCGATGTGCGGAATATTTAGCTACATCTGCACTAATAACAACTCGACTGAGGCCGAGGAAATGGTAGGCATTGTTTTGCAATGACATTCAAACATGTGTAGATGCGTTCTATTGATTTTCAGCTCGAATCATGTAGAAACATCCTCAAAAACCGTGGCCCCAACTATGAGTCTACATTGTGGTATGATGCAATGGTATTGTTTTATGGATCGGTGCTATGGCATCAGGGAGTATCGTTATCCCAACAACCGATGGAAAGTGATCAAACGGTTCTGATGTTTAATGGGGATATTTTCCAAAAGCGAGAAGATATGAGCCGGAGTGACACAATGTGGCTGTTGGAAAGAATTGAAGCTTGTGCGGACGAAACTGACCTTATCAACCTTTTCGCCAGCTTGCATGG
This region of Anopheles marshallii chromosome 2, idAnoMarsDA_429_01, whole genome shotgun sequence genomic DNA includes:
- the LOC128718325 gene encoding RNA cytidine acetyltransferase, which codes for MVKKKIDNRIRVMIENGVKMGHRTMFVIVGNKARDQVPILYDILTKASVKARPTVLWCYKNKDEAISNHGKKRAKKIQAGKIDINESDLFDAFRVATTIHGRYYKDTHTILGKTYGVCVLQDFEALTPNLLARTVETVEGGGLIILLLKTISSLKQIYTMSMDVHKRYRTEAHQNVTCRFNERLILSLADCSRCLLVNDDLTVLPLSSRTADVKPIDIASIETSHSEQLAELKESLADAPPAGPLVSLCRTYDQAKAVAQFIDALAEKQLKPPTSLTAGRGRGKSAAMGLAIAGSIAFGYVNVYVTSPSPENLITLFEFILKGFDVLEYQEHTDYTIIRSTNPNFNKAIIRINVTRNNRQTIQYISPTDAHLLNAADLLIIDEAAAIPLPMVKAMLGSYLVFMASTINGYEGTGRSLSLKLLSQLQKENNAPLPIKLDESIRYSPGDPVESWLTSLLCLDATIVQNLNSGCPPPDECQLYYVNRDALFSYHRAAETFLQRIVSICVSSHYKNSPNDLQMMSDAPSHHLFCLLGPIVKKNQLPEILVVIQVCLEGEISSRTMQNSLVRGMKASGDLIPWNIAEQFGDHEFPKLSGARIVRIATHPNYQRMGYGKRALNQLKLYYEGRFPIETDGIDDEQGNDNGIETIDDEDVDLLKEVIVPRKKIPTLLKSLTERKPELLDYLGTSYGLTGELLRFWKSQKFVPVYLSQKENDLTGEHSCIMLSPINSNVERVETNEWLNHYFYDFRRRILKLLGKSFNKFPTSMALSLLENRAVKMEGKALTQTTIDEIFLPHDVQRLEMYINSQVEYKLIWDLTTDLASLYFQDKMAGARLETLHKAILLGCGLQNKSIDQMMEELNMPSNQILAKFADCIKKLTNYMLQTMENTIERTMAKPSELNMGENLIPLKQSLGEEFAEDVKTLEKQQKQELAKLKKLNLDQYAIKGTDDEWNKVLSNTKSTIVSIKSGEKRLKETTDDTNMSSGGGDVSAFQKKKAKFGKKQKSRNSKD